From the bacterium genome, the window CCCCAGAGCATCTCGCGGCAAGGAACCCCCGCGCCGGCGACCACCCCGTCGCAGAACAGGATCTTCGGCCCGCGCAGAAGCTCCGCGGCCAGGTACGCCCGCGTCCGTTCGGAGACCGACAGCTCCGCGATCCTCCACCCCAGCGCGCCCGTCAGGCCGACCATCCCGAGGAGCCGGTCCGCGCGGTGCTTCCGCTCGCGCTCGCGGACGTCGCCTCCAACGAGGGCGGAGCGGCGAAAGAGGTCCTCGACCCTGAGACGCGCGTCGACGATCGTTTGTTCCGGGACGTGGCCGCAGGAAGCGCGCCAGGCGCGGACAAGGGCGGCGTTCCCGCGGTACAAGGATTCCCCGGAGACGAGGACGTCCCCGGCGTCCGGCCTTCGCTCCCCCCGGAGGATGGAGAGGAGCAACGTCTTCCCCGACGACGGCGGTCCGGCGACGAGCCACGCGGCGGCGTCCCCGAACGCGAAATCGAGTCCGTCCCAGAGGGTCGACCCCCGGGAGAAGACCCCGAGACGAAACCCCTCGATCATCGGTCCCCGCGGTCCCCTTCGGGAGACACGATCTCCCCGGCCATCAGCCGCCGGATCTCCTCGAGGTGCTGCGCCTTCATCCGGTCCTTGAGGTCGGCCAGCCAGTCCGGCCGCTCGAGCAGGTCCGCGTAGGACGTGCGGACGCTGTCGAGGATCGCCCCGCCCTGGAACGCGTTGGTGATGACCTGCGGGTTGTCCTTTCCCCCGTCCTCCGTCTGGATGTGGTAGACCTTCCCCCGAAACCGGATGTTGTGGTTGAATCCCGAGAGCATCCTCATCTGCGATCCGTCCATCGTCCCTTCGCCTCTCCCCTTCCGGTCCGTGTCGTGCCTAGCCCGCTACAGGGCCACGCGGCCGACGTCGCGCATCTCCCGACCGAAGAATCCCCTCCCCACCCGCGCGAACCGCTCCGGGTCGTCCGTCACCAGAAACTCGACCGACCCGGGTGCCGCGTCCCGCCGAACCTGCATCTCGGAAAGCAGGATGTCGACGACCCGCGCGGCCTCCTCGGCGGAGTCGATGAGGACGGTCCCGCCCCCGAGATATTCCCGGATCGGCCCCTTCAACACGGGGTAATGCGTGCACCCGAGGATCAGCGCGTCGGGGGGATCCTCGAGGAACGGCGCGAGGTATTCCGCGATGACGGCCCGCGTGATTCCGTTGTCGGTCCACCCCTCCTCGGCGAGCGATACGAGCAGCGGGCACGGGATCGACCGGACCCGGGCCGAGGGAACGGAGAGCCGCAGCGCCTCCTCGTACGCCCCCGAACGAACCGTCCCGAGGGTCCCGATGACGCCGATCGTCCGCTTTTCAGGCAGCGCGGCGGCGCGGCGAACGCACGGGTCGACCATCCCCACCACCGGGATCTTGTAGATCTTCCGGAGGACCGGAAGGGCGAGGGACGAGGCGGTGTTGCACGCCACCACGAGGAGCTTGATGTCGCGGGTCCGGATCAGGTGGTTCGCGATCTCGATCGCGTATCGCGTGACGGTTTCGGCGGATTTCCCCCCGTAGGGAACGCGAGCGGTGTCGCCGAGGTAGACGAACCTCTCCGACGGAAGCGCGGACACCAGCTCCCGCAGGACGGTCAACCCTCCCAC encodes:
- a CDS encoding ATP-binding cassette domain-containing protein, translated to MIEGFRLGVFSRGSTLWDGLDFAFGDAAAWLVAGPPSSGKTLLLSILRGERRPDAGDVLVSGESLYRGNAALVRAWRASCGHVPEQTIVDARLRVEDLFRRSALVGGDVRERERKHRADRLLGMVGLTGALGWRIAELSVSERTRAYLAAELLRGPKILFCDGVVAGAGVPCREMLWGLFRALAREGNTVVLAERTIPERWALAAGDAEPVGPFRVYRLPVPGAKGEPG
- the murI gene encoding glutamate racemase, which encodes MDNPVGVFDSGVGGLTVLRELVSALPSERFVYLGDTARVPYGGKSAETVTRYAIEIANHLIRTRDIKLLVVACNTASSLALPVLRKIYKIPVVGMVDPCVRRAAALPEKRTIGVIGTLGTVRSGAYEEALRLSVPSARVRSIPCPLLVSLAEEGWTDNGITRAVIAEYLAPFLEDPPDALILGCTHYPVLKGPIREYLGGGTVLIDSAEEAARVVDILLSEMQVRRDAAPGSVEFLVTDDPERFARVGRGFFGREMRDVGRVAL